The following are encoded in a window of Fibrobacter sp. UWB2 genomic DNA:
- a CDS encoding MBL fold metallo-hydrolase — MIIALSTLFILGTVGVLFLNQAKFGRIPQGKRLERIKQSPHYDGQKFVNDENTVTMTGDKNLFETTLEFLFGKRSQTVPDTALTVVKTDLKSLPQDRDWIVWFGHSSYLMNLSGKKILVDPVFYQGSPVSFVNKMFKGTDVYKPVDMPDIDYLVISHDHWDHLDYQAVKELEPRVKRVVTGLGVGEHFEYWGYPVEKLVELDWWETVDLEAAEDAKFVVTSTPARHFSGRGIRPNKSLWSSFVFNTPKRTVWIGGDSGYGKHFKKIGEKFADIDLAILENGQYNEDWNQIHALPEQLSKEMLDLNADRYMTVHHSKFCLAYHSYFEPLENAKRAAQESGKLVLMPQMGEVVYLE, encoded by the coding sequence ATGATTATTGCACTTTCGACCCTTTTTATTTTGGGAACCGTTGGCGTGCTGTTCCTGAACCAAGCGAAATTTGGGCGTATTCCGCAAGGTAAACGCCTTGAACGCATCAAGCAGTCACCACATTACGATGGCCAGAAGTTCGTGAATGACGAAAATACAGTCACGATGACGGGTGATAAGAACTTGTTTGAAACGACGCTTGAATTCTTGTTCGGCAAAAGGTCGCAAACCGTTCCCGATACAGCGCTGACGGTTGTCAAGACGGACTTAAAATCGCTACCGCAGGACCGTGATTGGATTGTCTGGTTCGGACATTCTTCGTATCTGATGAACTTATCCGGAAAAAAGATCCTTGTGGATCCCGTGTTTTATCAGGGCTCGCCAGTAAGCTTTGTGAACAAGATGTTCAAGGGAACAGACGTTTACAAGCCTGTCGACATGCCGGATATCGATTACCTGGTGATTTCGCACGACCACTGGGATCATCTGGATTATCAGGCCGTGAAGGAACTCGAACCGCGCGTAAAGCGTGTGGTGACGGGACTTGGCGTGGGAGAACATTTTGAATACTGGGGTTACCCTGTCGAAAAACTCGTGGAACTTGATTGGTGGGAAACTGTTGACTTGGAAGCGGCTGAGGATGCAAAGTTTGTGGTGACATCGACACCTGCTAGACATTTTTCGGGTCGTGGGATAAGGCCGAATAAGTCGCTGTGGTCCTCGTTTGTGTTCAATACTCCGAAACGCACTGTTTGGATTGGTGGTGATAGCGGTTACGGCAAGCATTTCAAGAAGATTGGTGAAAAATTTGCAGATATCGACCTCGCCATTCTCGAAAACGGTCAGTACAACGAAGATTGGAACCAAATTCATGCCTTGCCCGAACAGCTCAGTAAAGAAATGCTGGACTTGAATGCAGACCGCTACATGACGGTTCACCATTCCAAGTTCTGCTTGGCTTATCATTCTTATTTCGAACCGCTCGAAAACGCAAAACGCGCCGCTCAGGAATCAGGAAAGCTTGTGCTTATGCCGCAAATGGGCGAAGTGGTGTATCTGGAGTAG
- a CDS encoding patatin family protein, with protein sequence MKYKNTAIVVEGGGLRGSYAGGVLDVLADKEIKFGGACGTSAGATHLCSFLSGQIGRNFRVDTVHSKSPRYMSFRNLLFTGDYFAFDYCYKQIPYKIDPFEFDKFAAQCQETEFRVCMTDVETGLAEYPRILDYRNEDDMNRIRASASLPILSKVVEIHGRKFLDGGVADSIPFEPMFKSGFKRAVVILTRPLGYRKKVNKALPLVKLAFRHYPKFVEAVATRHIRYNQALDRLAKLESEGKVFIYRPSRLIKISDIESNKKKIAELYELGKEDAHNKMPELLKFLEG encoded by the coding sequence ATGAAGTACAAAAACACAGCCATTGTTGTCGAGGGCGGCGGTTTACGCGGGTCGTATGCCGGCGGAGTTCTTGACGTGCTCGCCGACAAAGAAATCAAGTTTGGCGGGGCCTGCGGCACATCGGCAGGCGCCACGCACCTGTGCAGTTTTCTCTCAGGACAAATCGGGCGCAACTTCCGCGTCGATACCGTGCACTCCAAGAGCCCGCGCTACATGAGCTTCAGGAACTTGCTTTTTACAGGCGACTACTTTGCTTTTGACTATTGCTACAAGCAAATTCCGTACAAAATTGACCCATTTGAATTTGACAAGTTCGCAGCCCAGTGCCAAGAGACCGAATTCCGCGTCTGCATGACAGACGTTGAAACCGGTCTTGCAGAATACCCGCGCATTTTGGACTACCGCAACGAAGACGACATGAACCGCATCCGCGCATCGGCTAGTCTCCCGATTTTAAGCAAGGTTGTCGAAATTCACGGGAGAAAGTTCCTGGATGGCGGCGTAGCCGACAGCATTCCGTTCGAGCCCATGTTCAAAAGCGGTTTTAAACGCGCCGTCGTGATCCTCACACGCCCGCTCGGCTACCGCAAAAAGGTCAACAAGGCTCTCCCGCTCGTCAAACTCGCGTTCCGCCACTACCCGAAATTCGTCGAAGCAGTCGCCACACGCCATATCCGCTACAACCAGGCACTCGACAGGCTCGCCAAACTCGAATCCGAGGGCAAAGTCTTCATCTACCGCCCGAGCCGACTCATCAAGATTTCGGACATCGAGAGCAACAAGAAGAAAATTGCGGAACTTTACGAGCTCGGTAAGGAAGATGCGCACAACAAAATGCCGGAATTGCTGAAATTTTTAGAAGGATAA
- a CDS encoding putative transporter, with protein sequence MDWLIDLFAKPSVGQQVLALSLTAAIGIMLGKVKVKGVSLGGAGALFVGILLGHIGMRIEPSVLHFMQEFGLILFVYTIGMQVGPGFIDSIKRHGLVLNILAVSIVLLGVLATVLIYFTTNMHDNVPVLIGMLCGAVTNTPSLGAANSALTAAGVDASLTGVGYAVAYPFGVIGIILVMILVRVFFRQKPEVAAAEYQKEIAEQSKEIVSCTLRVDNVNLVGCKIKDIPGLISSGAVVTRHARDQVINMPKGDMTLELHDLVHVVGMPDAIESLQKIIGEKQENPITLQKSNLAVKTILVTNKKILGKSIQQLALNDRFGVTVSRVTRGGFKFTGRLDIRVKFADKLLVVGTPESIAAAAKELGDSLTALDHPEILPAFLGIFIGVIVGSIPVAIPGMPTPLKLGLAGGPLIVAIILSRKRKIGPLNFFMANSANLMLRELGITIFLSCVGLNAGIKFFDVLLNGDGFYYMALSAIITFFPLMIVAIVGKAVFKVNYLSLCGVLAGATTDPPALAFANGLSNSEATNVGYASVYPLTMLLRILSGQVLAILLIS encoded by the coding sequence ATGGACTGGCTAATTGACCTGTTTGCAAAGCCCTCCGTAGGGCAACAAGTACTCGCGCTATCCTTGACGGCTGCCATCGGCATCATGCTGGGCAAGGTCAAGGTGAAAGGCGTGAGCCTTGGGGGAGCTGGCGCTCTTTTCGTAGGAATCCTTCTCGGTCATATCGGAATGCGAATCGAGCCCAGCGTTCTTCATTTTATGCAGGAATTTGGCCTCATCCTCTTTGTCTATACAATCGGTATGCAAGTAGGCCCGGGCTTTATTGACTCCATAAAGCGACACGGTCTGGTGCTCAACATTCTTGCGGTGAGCATTGTCCTCCTGGGTGTACTTGCTACCGTTCTTATTTACTTCACGACGAACATGCACGATAACGTGCCGGTGCTGATTGGCATGCTTTGCGGAGCCGTGACGAACACGCCCTCGCTCGGTGCTGCGAATTCTGCTCTGACGGCGGCTGGCGTGGACGCTTCACTCACGGGCGTTGGCTATGCGGTGGCTTACCCGTTCGGCGTGATTGGCATTATCCTCGTGATGATTCTTGTGCGCGTGTTCTTTAGGCAAAAGCCGGAAGTCGCTGCTGCGGAATACCAGAAAGAAATTGCAGAACAGTCCAAGGAAATTGTCTCTTGCACGCTCCGTGTGGATAACGTAAATCTTGTGGGCTGCAAGATCAAGGACATTCCGGGGCTCATCTCTTCGGGTGCTGTGGTAACGCGCCATGCTCGCGATCAGGTGATTAACATGCCGAAGGGCGATATGACGCTTGAGCTCCATGACTTGGTGCATGTCGTCGGTATGCCGGACGCGATTGAAAGCTTGCAGAAGATTATTGGCGAAAAGCAAGAAAATCCGATTACGCTCCAGAAGTCGAATTTGGCGGTCAAGACGATTCTCGTGACGAACAAGAAAATTCTTGGCAAGAGCATTCAGCAGCTTGCGCTCAATGACCGCTTTGGCGTGACCGTGAGCCGCGTGACGCGTGGTGGATTCAAGTTTACCGGGCGCCTCGATATCCGTGTGAAGTTTGCAGATAAGTTGCTCGTTGTCGGTACGCCGGAAAGCATTGCCGCTGCTGCAAAGGAATTGGGTGACTCGCTCACGGCGCTTGACCATCCGGAAATTCTCCCCGCATTCCTCGGCATTTTCATTGGCGTGATTGTCGGTAGCATTCCGGTGGCGATTCCTGGAATGCCGACCCCGCTCAAGCTCGGCCTTGCTGGCGGCCCGCTGATTGTCGCAATTATCCTTAGCCGTAAACGTAAGATTGGCCCGCTCAACTTCTTCATGGCGAACAGCGCAAACCTCATGCTTCGTGAACTCGGTATTACGATATTCCTCAGCTGCGTGGGCCTCAATGCGGGCATCAAGTTCTTCGATGTGCTCTTGAACGGTGACGGATTCTACTACATGGCGCTCTCGGCGATTATCACGTTCTTCCCGCTGATGATTGTAGCGATTGTTGGCAAGGCTGTGTTCAAGGTCAATTACCTCTCGCTTTGCGGTGTGCTTGCAGGTGCGACGACAGACCCTCCGGCACTTGCATTCGCAAACGGCCTCAGCAATTCTGAAGCGACAAACGTTGGTTACGCATCTGTCTACCCGCTTACGATGCTGCTGAGAATCTTGAGCGGTCAAGTCCTCGCGATACTGCTAATCTCTTAG
- a CDS encoding TIGR02147 family protein, whose translation MPEVLDYLEYREYLKDWFVETKKDNPFTSYRYLGQKTGVDPAWLVRVFQKEGHLNESTLPVFIRICGLDDRRAEYFKTLYRFNKTKAKQTLSELYYKLLELRSLETRVLSEPELAYFGSWACAALRALIGITKDTSDIAGLGKHLNPPISQDDARNALGILKQLGLVVPDGTGGWNITDQIISTGGEVKSSAVRSFHRHTMELAQESLDRHKPEERDISSVVFTADESDLPEIKHKIEEFRRGLLQFARKSERADRVYALNIAMYPLSDKVADPATGPTSPENKGGAK comes from the coding sequence ATGCCTGAAGTATTAGATTACCTGGAATACCGCGAGTACCTTAAGGACTGGTTTGTCGAGACCAAGAAAGACAACCCGTTCACCTCGTACCGCTATCTCGGCCAGAAAACCGGCGTGGACCCGGCCTGGCTTGTTCGAGTTTTCCAAAAAGAAGGCCATCTGAACGAGAGCACCCTGCCCGTGTTCATCAGAATTTGCGGCCTAGACGATCGAAGGGCAGAGTATTTCAAGACCCTTTACAGGTTCAACAAGACCAAGGCAAAACAGACGCTTTCCGAGCTTTACTACAAGCTTTTGGAACTCCGTTCCCTTGAAACACGCGTACTTTCGGAACCGGAACTCGCCTACTTTGGCAGTTGGGCATGCGCCGCGCTCCGCGCCCTCATCGGCATTACAAAGGACACAAGCGATATCGCCGGTCTCGGCAAGCATTTGAATCCGCCCATTTCGCAGGATGACGCCCGCAATGCGCTCGGCATCTTGAAGCAGCTCGGTCTCGTCGTTCCGGACGGCACCGGCGGTTGGAACATCACCGACCAGATTATCAGTACTGGCGGCGAAGTCAAGAGTTCTGCAGTCCGCAGTTTCCACAGACACACAATGGAACTTGCGCAGGAATCGCTCGACCGTCACAAGCCCGAAGAACGCGACATTTCGAGCGTGGTATTCACCGCTGATGAATCCGACCTGCCCGAAATCAAGCACAAGATTGAAGAATTTCGCCGCGGCCTTCTGCAGTTTGCCCGCAAGAGCGAACGCGCCGACCGCGTTTATGCACTGAACATCGCTATGTACCCCCTCTCCGACAAGGTAGCCGACCCGGCAACAGGCCCTACCTCGCCCGAAAACAAAGGAGGTGCAAAATGA
- a CDS encoding O-acetylhomoserine aminocarboxypropyltransferase/cysteine synthase family protein, with protein sequence MSKIETLCIQGGWQPKNGEPRVLPIYQSTTFKYETTNDMADLFDLKASGYFYTRLQNPTNDAVANKIAALEGGVAAMLTSSGQAANFYAVFNICESGDHFISTSAIYGGTSNLFSVTMKKLGIECTFVDQDASDEEIEKAFRPNTKCVFGETVANPAGKVLDLKRFADLAHKHGVPMIVDNTFPTPILCRPIEFGVDIVTHSTTKYMDGHAMAVGGCIVDSGNFDWEANHDRFKGLTEPDPSYHGLAYTKAFGKGAYITKATAQLMRDFGSIQSPQNAFLLNVGLETLHLRMPRHCENALACAKFLKNHPKVAWVNYAGLEGDKYYELAQKQFKGGLPCGVLTFGIKGGREKSIQFMDSLKMICIVTHVADARSCVLHPASHTHRQLTDEQLIEAGVAPDLIRFSVGIENVEDIIADLTQALEKV encoded by the coding sequence ATGTCCAAGATCGAAACTCTTTGCATTCAGGGCGGTTGGCAGCCGAAAAATGGCGAACCGCGCGTTCTCCCCATCTACCAGAGCACCACGTTCAAGTACGAAACCACCAACGACATGGCCGACTTGTTCGACCTGAAGGCTTCCGGCTACTTCTACACCCGTCTGCAGAACCCGACCAACGACGCCGTCGCCAACAAGATCGCCGCTCTCGAAGGTGGTGTGGCTGCTATGCTCACGAGTTCCGGTCAGGCAGCAAACTTCTACGCCGTTTTCAACATCTGCGAATCCGGCGACCACTTCATCAGCACTTCCGCTATTTACGGTGGTACGAGCAACCTCTTCTCCGTCACCATGAAGAAGCTCGGCATCGAATGCACGTTCGTTGACCAGGACGCTTCCGACGAAGAAATCGAAAAGGCTTTCCGCCCGAACACTAAGTGCGTCTTCGGCGAAACCGTCGCAAACCCGGCAGGCAAGGTCTTGGACCTCAAGCGCTTTGCTGATCTCGCCCACAAGCACGGCGTTCCGATGATCGTCGACAACACCTTCCCGACCCCGATTCTCTGCCGTCCGATTGAATTCGGCGTTGACATCGTGACCCACTCCACGACCAAGTACATGGATGGCCACGCCATGGCAGTCGGTGGCTGCATTGTCGATAGCGGCAACTTCGACTGGGAAGCAAACCACGACCGTTTCAAGGGCCTCACCGAACCGGATCCGAGCTACCACGGCCTCGCCTATACGAAGGCTTTCGGCAAGGGCGCTTACATCACGAAGGCAACCGCACAGCTCATGCGCGACTTCGGTTCTATCCAGTCTCCGCAGAACGCATTCCTTCTGAACGTCGGTCTCGAAACTTTGCACCTCCGCATGCCGCGCCACTGCGAAAACGCTCTCGCTTGCGCTAAGTTCCTCAAGAACCACCCGAAGGTCGCTTGGGTCAACTACGCTGGTCTCGAAGGCGACAAGTACTATGAACTCGCCCAGAAGCAGTTCAAGGGCGGCCTCCCGTGCGGCGTTCTCACGTTCGGCATCAAGGGCGGTCGTGAAAAGTCCATCCAGTTCATGGATAGTCTCAAGATGATCTGCATCGTGACCCACGTGGCCGACGCCCGTAGCTGCGTGCTGCACCCGGCAAGCCATACGCACCGTCAGCTCACCGACGAACAGCTCATCGAAGCAGGCGTTGCACCGGACCTCATCCGTTTCAGCGTCGGTATCGAAAATGTCGAAGACATTATCGCCGACCTCACGCAGGCACTTGAAAAAGTGTAA
- the hisE gene encoding phosphoribosyl-ATP diphosphatase — protein sequence MTFEEMYALACQRKKDMPEGKGTTELFKKGPHGIGKKLVEEAAESWMAARFESRDAQCLELSQVLYYVAVMMAEKGLTLEEVYAKL from the coding sequence ATGACGTTTGAAGAAATGTACGCACTGGCCTGCCAGCGCAAGAAAGACATGCCGGAAGGCAAGGGCACCACGGAACTCTTCAAGAAGGGTCCGCACGGCATCGGCAAGAAGCTCGTCGAAGAAGCTGCCGAAAGCTGGATGGCCGCTCGCTTTGAATCGCGCGACGCCCAGTGCCTCGAACTTTCTCAAGTGCTCTACTATGTTGCCGTCATGATGGCAGAAAAAGGTCTCACCCTCGAAGAAGTGTACGCAAAACTATGA
- a CDS encoding NUDIX domain-containing protein codes for MAEEMIDILNSDGTPAGYSRGRTEVHAKGLWHRTVHIWAFDKNGRIVFQQRSHLKENNPNLLDTSCAGHITAGDNSRNAAIRELSEEMGVHKRPEDLEYLFEATHENVLNNKTYFDNEYYDTYKITLSDEEVEHLVPQPGEVDDFILMTRDEFLAMLVQNPEKFVNHPKDYAWIKSLQIMQK; via the coding sequence ATGGCAGAAGAGATGATTGACATTTTGAACAGCGACGGCACTCCAGCGGGGTATTCCCGCGGAAGGACAGAGGTCCATGCGAAGGGGCTTTGGCACCGCACCGTACACATTTGGGCATTCGATAAGAACGGTCGAATCGTTTTCCAGCAGAGGAGCCACCTCAAGGAGAACAACCCGAACTTGCTCGACACCAGTTGCGCAGGGCACATCACCGCAGGCGACAACAGCCGAAACGCAGCCATCCGCGAGCTCAGCGAAGAAATGGGCGTTCACAAGCGCCCCGAAGACCTGGAATACCTTTTCGAAGCGACTCACGAGAACGTTTTGAACAACAAAACGTATTTCGATAACGAATACTATGACACGTACAAGATAACGCTATCTGACGAAGAAGTGGAACATCTCGTTCCGCAGCCAGGTGAAGTGGACGACTTCATTTTGATGACGCGCGATGAATTTTTGGCCATGCTCGTTCAAAATCCCGAAAAATTCGTCAACCACCCCAAAGATTACGCCTGGATAAAATCATTACAAATTATGCAAAAATAA
- a CDS encoding bile acid:sodium symporter family protein — protein sequence MLNLIKAVSRFLSTYTSLFVIACAVIAFFIPTLFGWVHGNTSSIILGIIMLSMGLTITMDDVRNLMKRPGDIFLGAVAQYTIMPLVAFTLTKLFGLDPYLAIGIILVGCCPGGVSSNVMSFLAKGDVTYSVSMTMASTLLAPLMTPLLVLWLADTSIEVNAVGMFLNILYVTVFPIAIGFTCNYFFGKRAGFKEFQANMPAVSVIGLALIVGGVIVTVRPQLFANGVGLIALILAVVFLHNGLGYVLGYNVGRLFKFNTAKKRTISIEVGVQNAGMATVLAGAFFANPENLALHPEAALCVVPCAISCAYHSISGTILAGIYAHMDKKKVKA from the coding sequence ATGCTTAATTTAATCAAGGCTGTTAGCCGCTTTTTATCGACATACACATCGCTTTTCGTCATCGCATGTGCAGTCATCGCATTTTTCATCCCCACGCTTTTTGGCTGGGTTCACGGCAACACAAGCTCGATTATTCTCGGCATCATCATGCTCAGCATGGGCCTTACCATTACCATGGACGATGTCCGCAACTTGATGAAACGTCCTGGCGACATTTTCCTCGGCGCCGTCGCGCAATACACCATCATGCCGCTCGTCGCATTCACGCTCACGAAGCTCTTTGGACTTGACCCGTATTTGGCCATCGGCATCATTCTCGTCGGTTGCTGCCCGGGCGGCGTTTCAAGCAACGTTATGAGCTTCTTGGCTAAAGGCGACGTGACCTACTCCGTAAGCATGACCATGGCAAGCACACTTCTCGCTCCGCTCATGACCCCGCTTTTGGTCCTTTGGCTTGCAGACACAAGCATCGAAGTGAACGCCGTCGGCATGTTCCTCAACATCCTTTATGTGACCGTGTTCCCGATTGCAATCGGCTTCACCTGCAACTACTTCTTCGGCAAGCGCGCTGGCTTCAAGGAATTCCAGGCAAACATGCCCGCCGTGAGCGTTATCGGCCTTGCGTTAATCGTCGGTGGCGTTATCGTGACCGTCCGCCCGCAGCTTTTCGCGAACGGCGTTGGCCTTATCGCGCTCATCCTCGCTGTGGTGTTTTTGCATAACGGCCTCGGTTACGTGCTCGGCTACAATGTCGGTCGTTTGTTCAAATTCAACACCGCCAAGAAGCGCACCATCTCCATTGAAGTCGGCGTGCAGAATGCAGGCATGGCAACAGTCCTCGCCGGAGCATTCTTCGCCAACCCGGAGAATCTCGCGCTTCACCCGGAAGCCGCCCTCTGTGTCGTTCCATGCGCCATCAGCTGCGCCTACCATTCCATCAGCGGCACAATCCTCGCCGGCATCTACGCCCACATGGATAAGAAGAAAGTCAAAGCTTAA
- a CDS encoding carboxypeptidase-like regulatory domain-containing protein, with protein MIFKKKLYIKGMDLKQNNNRRMISLIAPLAIGFSLCACGGSEVAGGGPSGTEAGNAITAQILIANAPAANARVKLVEHNSLDGQGYTATADSNGFVSIENVAIGNYTMEASLDESALALQLPVDVKDTVSDVELGQQNLQKSVFIGGSITDFIDDTTESLKNMNGYVKFRGLDHSAAITNGKFEIFGLPAGHLNMVIIPTDTADTVKVSVETDAGDSVTTLKPNTPEPEKETLLIEDFEDGDFYHRLAPEYTNFIFGSYGGQWAINTDPVFINDSSNPASFKITPAASYANFGSPFVAVIQDDGNGGKEVHFTIEFPDTSAYKQASAIVKVDIGNTGVSYDLSPIDTIAFEAWGQGTADFVIIDATLKDVDASLGGAAFTIGKTFMELTQEKKKYKFALADIVPNEETRKSATTIGLVFHSDAELHFDNLEFIGNDLLNIWKSNK; from the coding sequence ATGATTTTCAAAAAGAAATTATATATTAAGGGTATGGACTTGAAGCAGAACAACAACAGACGCATGATTTCGCTGATTGCACCGCTTGCAATCGGGTTTTCGCTTTGCGCCTGCGGTGGTTCTGAAGTTGCAGGCGGCGGCCCGAGCGGCACAGAAGCAGGCAACGCCATTACTGCACAGATCCTTATCGCCAATGCACCTGCAGCAAATGCACGCGTCAAGCTCGTCGAGCACAACAGTCTCGACGGTCAAGGCTATACGGCTACCGCAGACTCAAACGGCTTTGTTTCTATCGAAAACGTCGCCATTGGCAACTACACGATGGAAGCCTCCCTTGATGAATCCGCACTCGCACTCCAGCTCCCTGTGGATGTCAAGGATACCGTAAGCGATGTTGAACTCGGTCAGCAGAATTTGCAGAAGTCCGTCTTTATCGGCGGTTCAATTACCGACTTTATTGACGACACGACTGAAAGCCTCAAAAACATGAACGGCTACGTCAAGTTCCGCGGTCTCGATCATTCTGCCGCCATCACGAACGGCAAGTTTGAAATCTTCGGTCTCCCGGCAGGTCATCTGAACATGGTGATTATCCCGACAGACACCGCCGACACGGTGAAGGTCTCTGTTGAAACGGATGCTGGCGATTCCGTCACGACGCTCAAGCCGAATACTCCGGAACCGGAAAAAGAGACTCTCCTCATTGAAGATTTTGAAGACGGGGACTTCTATCACCGCCTCGCTCCCGAATACACGAATTTCATATTCGGCTCTTATGGGGGTCAATGGGCGATAAACACCGATCCGGTATTTATAAACGATTCATCGAACCCAGCATCGTTCAAGATCACTCCGGCAGCATCATACGCAAATTTTGGTTCCCCATTCGTAGCCGTTATTCAAGATGATGGAAACGGAGGCAAGGAAGTCCACTTTACAATTGAGTTCCCGGATACATCCGCATACAAGCAGGCTAGCGCCATTGTCAAAGTGGATATCGGAAATACTGGTGTAAGCTACGACCTCTCCCCCATCGATACGATTGCATTTGAAGCATGGGGCCAAGGCACCGCAGATTTTGTAATTATTGATGCAACGCTCAAGGACGTCGACGCCTCGCTTGGTGGAGCAGCATTCACCATCGGCAAGACCTTCATGGAGCTCACGCAAGAGAAGAAGAAGTACAAGTTCGCACTTGCAGACATTGTGCCCAACGAAGAAACGCGCAAGAGCGCAACTACAATCGGTCTCGTATTCCACAGCGATGCAGAACTCCACTTCGACAATCTCGAGTTCATCGGCAATGACTTGCTGAACATCTGGAAATCGAACAAATAA
- a CDS encoding SAM-dependent methyltransferase — MSGANSVTSNQETLHKDLEEVVRKYARTTFLRPIADHTREAFAEVEEFVRKFYEARNADPATGCGMTAPVAVILDSGCGTGESTLHIARRFPGIPVIGIDKSCARLNKAGNPSQTAGEDVPANAFWIRAELLDFWRLALDYVKACKWTIPYHAVYYPNPWPKQSEATRRFHMHPIFPTLLALGKTIELRTNWEIYAREFAEAARIAAQELNGSPSSLRSVEDDKREDHSVAGMTITCESFDPKKPETAFERKYKEARQKLWRAFIRK, encoded by the coding sequence ATGTCTGGAGCAAATTCCGTAACATCGAACCAAGAGACTCTGCATAAAGATCTTGAAGAAGTTGTCCGCAAATACGCGCGGACAACTTTTTTGCGTCCTATCGCAGACCACACACGAGAAGCATTTGCAGAAGTCGAAGAATTCGTACGGAAGTTCTACGAAGCAAGAAATGCCGACCCCGCAACAGGGTGCGGGATGACCGCGCCAGTCGCTGTCATTCTAGATTCCGGTTGCGGAACAGGCGAAAGCACGCTCCACATCGCTCGCCGCTTTCCGGGCATTCCCGTCATCGGGATAGACAAGTCCTGCGCCCGCCTGAACAAGGCAGGTAACCCATCGCAAACGGCGGGCGAAGACGTTCCCGCAAACGCATTCTGGATTCGCGCAGAACTGCTAGACTTTTGGCGTCTCGCATTAGATTACGTCAAAGCATGCAAGTGGACGATTCCGTACCATGCGGTTTATTACCCGAACCCGTGGCCAAAGCAAAGCGAAGCCACGAGACGTTTCCACATGCACCCAATTTTCCCGACGCTCCTTGCGCTCGGAAAAACGATTGAACTCCGCACGAACTGGGAAATCTACGCCCGAGAATTTGCCGAAGCCGCGAGAATTGCCGCGCAAGAACTTAATGGATCCCCTTCCTCGCTTCGCTCGGTCGAGGATGACAAAAGAGAAGACCACTCGGTGGCGGGAATGACAATTACCTGCGAGAGCTTCGACCCCAAAAAACCAGAAACGGCTTTCGAGCGCAAATACAAAGAAGCCCGCCAAAAACTATGGCGAGCATTCATCAGAAAGTAA
- a CDS encoding MerR family transcriptional regulator, with protein MSYSIGEVVKKTGLSVHTLRYYEKEGLLPFVQKNKSGMRAYSDMDLQWLTMIECLKDSGLQIKEIRQYIDWYREGDSTLQQRLKLFRSRCEAVEKEMKRLTVVLNKIHFKELLYEEAVKQGSLDAADKNPKLLRLKKKLFESPDDFDKVTG; from the coding sequence ATGAGCTATTCTATCGGTGAGGTTGTCAAGAAGACGGGTCTCTCTGTGCATACGTTGCGCTATTACGAAAAAGAGGGACTGCTTCCTTTTGTGCAAAAGAATAAATCCGGAATGCGAGCCTATTCCGATATGGATTTGCAATGGTTGACGATGATTGAATGCCTCAAGGATTCGGGGCTTCAAATCAAGGAAATCCGCCAGTATATCGACTGGTACCGCGAAGGTGATTCTACGTTGCAGCAACGATTGAAACTTTTCCGAAGCCGTTGTGAGGCGGTTGAAAAAGAAATGAAACGCCTTACGGTGGTGCTGAACAAGATCCACTTCAAGGAACTCTTGTACGAGGAAGCCGTCAAGCAGGGAAGCCTTGATGCCGCTGACAAGAATCCGAAACTTTTACGACTCAAGAAAAAACTGTTCGAATCACCGGACGATTTTGACAAGGTAACAGGCTAG